A single region of the Gemmatimonadota bacterium genome encodes:
- the purE gene encoding 5-(carboxyamino)imidazole ribonucleotide mutase produces the protein MADPVVGIIMGSSSDEPTMEKGCAILDELQIPYDMIVCSAHRNPERTAEYASTAKARGLKVIIAGAGLAAALPGVIAAHTTLPVIGVPCASGALNGVDALYAIVQMPPGVPVATVGIDNARNAAVLAAQILALSDEGIQERLQVYKDALGG, from the coding sequence ATGGCAGATCCAGTTGTTGGCATTATTATGGGCAGTTCTTCGGATGAACCCACGATGGAAAAAGGCTGCGCCATTCTCGACGAACTCCAGATTCCCTACGATATGATCGTATGCTCCGCCCACCGCAACCCCGAGCGTACCGCTGAATACGCCAGCACGGCAAAAGCGCGTGGTCTCAAAGTGATCATTGCAGGTGCTGGTTTGGCCGCAGCATTGCCAGGTGTGATTGCCGCGCACACTACTTTGCCGGTTATTGGTGTTCCATGCGCTTCGGGTGCGCTCAACGGCGTTGATGCCTTATACGCTATCGTTCAGATGCCACCGGGAGTTCCCGTTGCGACTGTGGGCATTGACAATGCGCGCAATGCCGCTGTGCTGGCAGCGCAAATTCTCGCGCTTTCAGATGAGGGCATACAAGAGCGCCTGCAAGTCTATAAAGACGCTCTGGGTGGATAA
- the pyrH gene encoding UMP kinase has translation MRYKRVVLKLSGGAVSGALESGFDPEALEHIADEILDIHSRGIEIGIVIGGGNIFRGEQSVRWGIERSEADNIGMLGTIINSLMLRGVLNAKSDAEVRVMTAIPINAVAEPFIRLVAARHLDKGYIVIFAGGIGNPFLTTDYPGVQRALEVRAEAILFAKHKANGIYTDDPNKNPDAKLYRCISHDTIIQKNLGALDQSAVILARDHHLPIHVFDFEQKGMMRRIVEGEDVGTLITQTPEDVLEEETVIQEKAI, from the coding sequence ATGCGGTACAAACGCGTTGTTCTCAAACTCAGTGGTGGTGCTGTTTCAGGTGCTTTGGAATCGGGATTTGACCCGGAGGCACTCGAACATATTGCCGACGAAATTCTCGACATTCACAGCCGGGGTATTGAAATCGGCATTGTTATTGGCGGGGGCAATATTTTTCGGGGTGAACAGAGTGTGAGGTGGGGCATTGAACGCTCCGAAGCCGATAATATCGGCATGCTCGGCACTATTATCAATAGCCTGATGCTGCGCGGTGTGCTCAATGCCAAAAGCGATGCCGAGGTGCGCGTGATGACCGCGATTCCGATTAACGCAGTTGCAGAACCATTTATTCGCCTGGTTGCTGCTCGGCATCTCGATAAGGGGTATATTGTCATTTTTGCCGGTGGTATTGGCAATCCTTTTCTCACCACCGATTATCCCGGTGTACAGCGCGCGCTCGAAGTGCGCGCAGAAGCCATTTTGTTTGCCAAGCACAAAGCCAATGGCATTTATACAGACGATCCGAACAAAAATCCCGATGCCAAACTCTATCGCTGCATCAGTCACGATACAATTATTCAAAAAAATCTGGGTGCTCTGGATCAGTCCGCAGTGATTCTCGCACGTGACCATCATTTGCCGATTCACGTTTTCGATTTTGAACAAAAAGGCATGATGCGCCGTATTGTGGAGGGCGAGGATGTCGGCACACTGATTACCCAAACGCCAGAAGATGTGCTTGAGGAAGAAACAGTCATCCAGGAGAAAGCCATATGA
- a CDS encoding thioredoxin family protein, producing the protein MRKLFAIALVAAMGFNADAGKSQTLALGAEAPATDLEMKGTDSKMYSLDSVQGEKGTLVIFSCNSCPWAVKWESRVASIGNAYRGRGFGVIVINPNDPKRVAEDGFDEMVTRAKTLSYEFPYVVDPASQVARAFGASRTPEVFLFNAKGKLAYHGAIDDNASDANAVEAAYLKDALDALLTGKDISISETKALGCSIKFNEDS; encoded by the coding sequence ATGCGTAAATTATTCGCCATTGCACTTGTCGCAGCGATGGGTTTCAATGCCGACGCGGGCAAGAGCCAAACACTCGCATTGGGCGCGGAAGCACCGGCAACCGACCTGGAGATGAAGGGCACGGATAGTAAGATGTACTCTCTGGATAGTGTGCAAGGTGAGAAGGGTACTCTGGTCATTTTTTCGTGCAATTCCTGCCCGTGGGCCGTCAAATGGGAAAGCCGCGTAGCCAGTATTGGCAATGCGTATCGCGGCAGGGGTTTTGGCGTTATTGTGATTAATCCCAACGATCCCAAACGCGTTGCAGAGGATGGCTTTGATGAGATGGTCACCCGTGCCAAAACGCTGTCCTACGAGTTTCCCTATGTGGTCGATCCCGCATCCCAGGTCGCCCGCGCATTTGGTGCCAGCCGTACACCCGAAGTTTTTCTTTTTAACGCCAAAGGCAAGCTGGCGTATCACGGTGCGATTGACGATAATGCTTCGGATGCCAATGCCGTGGAAGCGGCTTATCTCAAAGACGCGCTCGATGCATTGTTGACCGGGAAAGACATTTCAATATCCGAGACCAAAGCCCTCGGGTGTAGCATTAAGTTCAACGAGGATTCGTAG
- the purD gene encoding phosphoribosylamine--glycine ligase, whose protein sequence is MKLLVVGRGGREHAFVWKLAQSSKITRLYAAPGSPGMAQYAECVDISDSDLHGLADFAQREGIDISVIGPEAPLADGIVDVFAERGLVAFGPTQAAAQIEADKDFALELMHKYDIPTGAYETFVDAETAKVRLREWQHPLYLKVSGLAAGKGAIYCETLQDSYRTVDEVMVQRAFGDSGDKLVAMALLEGEEASIFGFSDGENIVCVVPSQDHKTIGEGDVGLNTGGMGAYAPAPVITPELFDDIVQRIMKRTINALAREGCPFKGILYGGIIVTADGPKVIEFNCRMGDPETQVVLPLIKTDLVDIIEAVCNGSVADLDIELDNRATTCVVMASGGYPEAYDTGFPISGIDRAEAPGDVIVFHAGTAHEDGQLVTNGGRVLGVTAIGDTIKSSIDRAYEAVGKIDFDKAYFRRDIGYRVLTRA, encoded by the coding sequence ATGAAACTCCTCGTCGTTGGTAGAGGTGGGCGCGAACACGCCTTTGTCTGGAAACTTGCCCAAAGCAGCAAGATTACCAGGTTATACGCAGCACCCGGAAGCCCGGGTATGGCGCAATATGCCGAATGTGTCGATATATCGGATAGCGATCTCCACGGTCTGGCAGATTTTGCACAACGAGAGGGTATTGATATTTCGGTCATCGGTCCCGAAGCTCCCCTTGCAGATGGTATTGTCGATGTTTTCGCGGAACGGGGGCTTGTGGCTTTTGGTCCCACACAGGCAGCGGCGCAAATTGAAGCGGACAAAGATTTTGCGCTTGAACTTATGCACAAATACGATATTCCAACCGGTGCTTATGAAACTTTTGTGGATGCTGAAACGGCTAAGGTACGGCTCAGGGAATGGCAACACCCGCTCTATCTCAAGGTGAGCGGTCTCGCCGCGGGCAAGGGGGCGATTTATTGTGAGACGCTGCAAGATTCGTATAGAACTGTAGATGAGGTGATGGTGCAACGCGCCTTCGGTGATTCGGGCGATAAGCTGGTTGCAATGGCGTTGCTCGAGGGGGAAGAAGCGTCGATATTTGGATTTTCAGACGGCGAAAATATTGTTTGTGTTGTGCCTTCGCAAGACCACAAGACGATTGGCGAGGGCGATGTGGGGCTCAATACGGGTGGTATGGGTGCGTATGCTCCCGCTCCGGTTATTACGCCGGAACTTTTTGACGATATTGTTCAGCGCATTATGAAACGCACGATAAACGCCCTCGCCCGGGAAGGCTGTCCGTTCAAAGGCATTCTCTACGGCGGTATTATTGTTACGGCTGATGGTCCAAAGGTGATCGAATTTAATTGCCGCATGGGCGATCCGGAAACGCAGGTGGTTCTCCCGTTGATCAAGACAGATCTCGTCGATATAATCGAGGCTGTGTGCAATGGTTCGGTGGCGGATCTCGATATTGAACTCGACAACCGGGCGACGACCTGCGTGGTTATGGCATCGGGGGGCTATCCCGAAGCATACGATACCGGCTTTCCCATTTCCGGGATTGATCGCGCTGAGGCACCGGGCGATGTTATTGTTTTTCACGCTGGTACGGCGCACGAAGACGGTCAACTCGTTACCAATGGGGGACGGGTTCTCGGCGTTACTGCCATTGGCGATACCATCAAATCTTCTATTGATCGGGCTTATGAAGCCGTGGGCAAAATTGATTTTGACAAGGCCTATTTCCGAAGGGATATTGGATACCGCGTTTTGACAAGAGCTTGA
- a CDS encoding Gfo/Idh/MocA family oxidoreductase produces the protein MYKAAVIGLGRMGSTFDDEITQGGSIFLPYCHGPTYCAHPQTDLIAGADPHDEQRALFGERWGIDRDHLYANHCDLLEKAKPDIVSVTTTARYRPQIVMDAVEAGVKALWVEKPIAFSLEEADAMVNACRENGVPIAVYCSRRYNPYFSEARRMIEAGELGDILQITAYAQCGLSHNGSHAIDTIRYLAGGDVSWVFGEMASDEEAASDDDLMGNGYLAFDNGVRAYLRGTSTGVASWEFDIIGTEGRVRTLSDALEFEFFQRVSGGLGNRGIPARSPFPQPARPVGQGITTVDDLIDAMENNRPPRCSGADGRAALEVAIALRESHRRGGARIDLPIEDRSLKIFSSETQADHTPARVRRLNQ, from the coding sequence ATGTATAAAGCAGCGGTTATTGGTCTGGGACGTATGGGCAGTACATTTGATGACGAAATTACTCAGGGCGGGTCCATTTTCTTGCCCTATTGTCACGGTCCCACCTATTGCGCACATCCGCAGACTGATCTCATTGCGGGGGCTGATCCCCACGATGAGCAGCGCGCTTTGTTTGGCGAGCGGTGGGGTATTGATCGCGACCATTTGTATGCCAATCATTGCGATTTGCTGGAAAAGGCAAAACCCGATATCGTCAGTGTGACTACCACGGCACGTTATCGTCCACAAATTGTAATGGACGCTGTTGAGGCTGGTGTGAAAGCCTTGTGGGTGGAAAAACCCATTGCCTTTAGCCTTGAAGAAGCCGATGCTATGGTCAATGCTTGCCGGGAAAATGGCGTTCCCATCGCCGTGTATTGCTCGCGCCGTTACAATCCCTATTTCAGTGAAGCTCGTCGCATGATCGAAGCGGGGGAGCTTGGCGATATTCTCCAGATCACGGCTTATGCCCAGTGTGGTTTGTCGCACAATGGCAGTCACGCGATTGATACGATTCGCTATCTCGCTGGTGGCGATGTTTCATGGGTTTTTGGAGAGATGGCGTCGGATGAAGAAGCCGCATCTGATGACGATCTGATGGGCAATGGGTATCTCGCTTTTGACAATGGCGTTCGGGCGTATCTTCGCGGTACATCGACTGGTGTTGCTTCGTGGGAATTTGATATTATTGGGACAGAGGGCAGGGTTCGCACCTTATCGGATGCGCTTGAGTTTGAGTTTTTCCAGAGGGTTTCAGGCGGCCTGGGGAACCGGGGTATCCCCGCGCGGTCCCCCTTTCCGCAACCAGCGCGTCCCGTGGGTCAGGGTATTACCACTGTGGATGATCTGATTGATGCTATGGAGAACAACCGACCGCCGCGTTGCTCGGGAGCCGATGGTCGCGCTGCTCTGGAGGTTGCGATTGCTCTTCGGGAATCCCATCGCCGTGGCGGTGCCCGCATTGACCTGCCCATTGAAGACAGGTCACTCAAAATTTTTTCCAGTGAGACACAAGCTGACCACACACCTGCGCGAGTGCGCCGGTTGAATCAGTGA
- a CDS encoding DNA methyltransferase yields MTAKQLTLSIESPASDWLKRELADFNAFGQNTIVTSTETEQIRLETYVNEFWTSKQREANALHEISYRACFKPQLPRFFIERLTLPGDVVYDPFAGRGTTLIESALLGRIPIGCDINPLSSIMTLPRLNPPTTEQVADRLSHIELKNVKYPKKLLVFYHPETLKQICSLKKYLIEKASKLDWIDQWIRLVALSRLTGHSSGFFSVYTLPPNQAVSVDSQKKINHKRNQEPPLRDVKNLILKKTRDLLKHCDDQIRKILGYASNQAHFLTQPSDSIPEIGSNSVSLVVTSPPFLDVVNYAQDNWLRCWFCGIDPAAVPITMARKVEQWQREMTKVFLELERVLKPGGHIAFEVGEVRHGKVKLEEAVIPCGIEAGLTPLLVLINDQKFTKTANVWGVDNTTKGTNTNRVVVFQKE; encoded by the coding sequence ATGACCGCGAAACAACTGACACTATCGATAGAATCCCCTGCATCTGACTGGCTCAAACGGGAATTGGCGGATTTCAACGCATTTGGCCAAAATACGATTGTGACCTCTACGGAGACAGAGCAGATTCGCCTTGAAACTTACGTAAACGAATTTTGGACCTCAAAACAAAGAGAGGCCAATGCACTCCACGAAATATCATATCGAGCGTGCTTCAAGCCTCAACTCCCCAGATTCTTTATCGAACGATTGACCTTGCCGGGCGACGTGGTTTATGACCCCTTTGCTGGACGGGGTACTACACTCATCGAATCTGCTCTTTTGGGGCGCATTCCCATAGGATGCGATATTAATCCGTTGAGTTCCATTATGACGCTTCCTCGCCTGAATCCACCTACAACCGAACAAGTCGCCGATAGACTATCCCATATAGAACTCAAAAATGTCAAATATCCAAAAAAATTACTGGTCTTTTATCACCCGGAAACCCTGAAGCAAATTTGCTCGCTCAAAAAATATCTGATCGAAAAAGCCAGCAAACTCGATTGGATCGATCAATGGATTCGCCTGGTCGCACTGAGTAGATTGACGGGACACTCATCCGGTTTTTTCTCTGTTTATACCCTGCCTCCCAATCAGGCTGTCTCTGTTGATTCACAAAAAAAAATCAACCATAAGAGAAATCAAGAACCGCCATTGCGAGATGTTAAAAATCTCATCCTGAAAAAAACGCGCGACCTTTTGAAACACTGCGACGATCAAATTCGAAAAATATTGGGATACGCTTCTAATCAGGCGCATTTTCTTACGCAACCATCTGATAGCATTCCCGAAATCGGGTCCAACTCCGTTTCCCTCGTCGTAACCTCTCCGCCGTTTCTCGACGTCGTCAACTACGCGCAGGACAACTGGTTGCGATGCTGGTTTTGCGGGATAGACCCCGCGGCAGTACCCATCACCATGGCGAGAAAAGTCGAACAGTGGCAACGCGAAATGACAAAGGTCTTTTTGGAATTAGAGCGCGTCTTGAAACCCGGCGGACATATCGCCTTTGAAGTCGGCGAAGTCAGACACGGCAAAGTAAAACTCGAAGAAGCGGTTATCCCGTGCGGCATCGAAGCGGGACTCACGCCACTGCTGGTCTTAATCAACGACCAAAAATTCACCAAAACCGCCAATGTTTGGGGCGTCGATAATACAACAAAAGGGACAAACACCAATCGCGTCGTCGTATTTCAAAAAGAATAA
- a CDS encoding TlpA disulfide reductase family protein, with product MERHIFVFIALIFVSCDAPETDRASSTGQFLIPATAEEILKNVKEADARVVLVNVWATWCPPCVEEFPDLMAVYNQYKDQGLKLVFISADSEDQADGAIDFLKAHGVDFPSYIKLKSDRAFINTLDPDWWGAIPATWLYDSEGNKRHFWLGKTSREQFEKKIRDVLTGGG from the coding sequence TTGGAACGTCATATATTTGTTTTTATTGCTCTTATTTTTGTAAGTTGCGACGCACCCGAAACAGATCGCGCATCGAGTACTGGCCAGTTTCTCATTCCCGCGACGGCAGAGGAGATTCTCAAGAATGTTAAAGAAGCCGATGCCAGGGTCGTTCTGGTCAATGTCTGGGCAACGTGGTGTCCACCATGTGTTGAAGAGTTTCCCGATTTGATGGCCGTTTATAATCAGTACAAAGACCAGGGGTTAAAGCTCGTCTTTATTTCTGCTGATTCCGAAGATCAGGCCGATGGCGCAATTGACTTTCTGAAAGCGCATGGCGTTGACTTCCCAAGCTATATCAAATTGAAGAGCGATAGGGCGTTTATCAATACATTAGACCCCGACTGGTGGGGCGCAATACCCGCTACCTGGCTGTACGACAGCGAGGGCAATAAACGCCATTTTTGGCTCGGGAAGACCTCGCGCGAACAATTTGAGAAGAAGATACGCGATGTATTAACAGGGGGCGGTTAA
- a CDS encoding phytanoyl-CoA dioxygenase family protein, producing MTLSEQQISDYHEDGYVIIRNVLSASEANDLRRVVQEKVKRGAYPPKLSYPEPAKYTVSGNRLSEPGLNSISEHPTVIGAVESVLGQPAHLTAFVAYLRTPGDKGGGAHCDYKRWRPVGSSMNWVFAIIPLTDFDPVYGPFLVSPKSHKLTRVIDEEAHILDVNRPDRSQLPDFIDPELKAGDLLIVNEHVWHEAPAGTSTEDRCGIFNKYCAVNAPPAAGYYPYNPAALEALSDDGKRLIPVCFDKPIETTRLLIECPNGGEPGFLLRRDDETNCWELPGGEGWEEEKLVGWDVGARVGSLQELTRTQLGLEVPWMSYIEDVEEREGICRVYGFSDENIDADALANGDCDWFTRTQIKHLGEGDAISRTVELWQRADIIRGKGKACNQSKKQFE from the coding sequence ATGACCCTTAGTGAACAACAGATTTCGGACTATCATGAGGATGGTTATGTGATTATTCGCAATGTCTTATCCGCGAGTGAAGCGAATGACCTTCGTCGCGTTGTGCAAGAAAAGGTCAAACGCGGTGCGTATCCACCAAAGCTTTCGTATCCCGAGCCAGCGAAGTACACGGTGAGTGGCAACAGACTATCAGAACCGGGGCTTAATTCGATTTCCGAGCATCCGACGGTTATTGGAGCGGTAGAGTCCGTGCTGGGTCAACCCGCGCATTTGACGGCTTTTGTGGCGTATCTGAGAACGCCGGGCGATAAGGGGGGTGGCGCCCACTGCGATTACAAACGGTGGCGCCCCGTGGGTTCGTCGATGAACTGGGTGTTTGCGATTATTCCGCTGACTGATTTCGATCCGGTGTACGGTCCCTTTCTGGTGTCGCCCAAATCGCACAAACTGACGCGAGTAATCGACGAGGAGGCACATATTTTAGATGTCAATCGTCCCGATAGGAGCCAATTGCCGGATTTTATCGATCCAGAGCTTAAAGCGGGAGATTTGCTGATTGTCAACGAGCATGTCTGGCATGAGGCTCCTGCTGGTACGAGTACAGAAGACCGTTGCGGTATTTTTAATAAGTATTGTGCGGTGAACGCACCGCCCGCCGCGGGATATTATCCGTATAATCCCGCCGCCCTTGAGGCTTTGAGCGACGATGGGAAACGGCTTATTCCCGTGTGTTTTGACAAGCCGATTGAGACGACACGTCTGCTTATCGAGTGTCCGAATGGCGGAGAACCAGGGTTCTTGTTGCGACGCGATGATGAGACGAATTGTTGGGAGTTGCCGGGAGGCGAGGGTTGGGAAGAGGAAAAGTTGGTCGGTTGGGATGTCGGCGCACGGGTCGGCTCTTTGCAAGAACTTACCAGGACGCAACTCGGGCTGGAGGTGCCGTGGATGTCCTATATCGAAGATGTGGAAGAGAGAGAGGGTATTTGTCGCGTTTATGGCTTTTCAGATGAGAATATAGATGCCGATGCGCTGGCAAATGGAGACTGCGACTGGTTCACCAGAACACAGATAAAACATCTCGGCGAGGGTGACGCGATTAGTCGCACTGTTGAGCTATGGCAAAGAGCAGATATTATCCGCGGCAAGGGTAAGGCGTGTAATCAGAGTAAAAAACAGTTTGAATGA
- a CDS encoding ABC transporter ATP-binding protein encodes MPAKDRAYVEFENVCKSYDGRTLIVQNVNFSVRKGEFLTLLGPSGSGKTTCLMMLAGFETPTSGDIRIDGRSVHALPPRKRGIGMVFQNYALFPHMTVGGNLAFPLEVRRFDREQCRERVARALDLVRLSGLEDRRPNQLSGGQQQRVAIARALVFEPDLVLMDEPLGALDRRLREEMQYEIRRIHQSLGVTVVYVTHDQQEAMVMSNRIAVLRGGDIQQIAEPEALYEEPERSFVARFIGENNRLQGRVTKVNGDICEVETGGQIIQALRIAPCQSGDATTLSIRPERVAIEPEPGLYTNELDAKVEDITFLGDHLRLRLNVCESLEFIAKIPNTVGHGAVLKGDKIRIGWTPTDCRVLDPDDEEETT; translated from the coding sequence ATGCCCGCGAAAGATAGAGCCTACGTCGAATTTGAGAATGTCTGCAAAAGTTACGACGGTCGCACACTAATTGTCCAAAACGTCAACTTCAGCGTCCGCAAGGGCGAATTTCTAACCCTGCTCGGTCCGTCCGGGTCGGGAAAAACGACCTGCCTGATGATGCTCGCCGGCTTTGAGACACCCACATCGGGCGACATCCGCATTGACGGACGTTCTGTACACGCACTGCCCCCGCGCAAGCGAGGCATTGGCATGGTATTTCAGAACTACGCGCTCTTCCCACATATGACAGTGGGCGGCAACCTCGCTTTTCCCCTTGAAGTACGTAGATTTGACCGCGAGCAGTGTCGCGAACGCGTGGCGCGTGCCCTGGACCTGGTTCGCCTCAGCGGCCTGGAAGACCGGCGTCCCAACCAGCTCTCTGGCGGTCAACAGCAGCGCGTGGCAATCGCCCGCGCGCTGGTATTTGAACCCGATCTGGTGCTGATGGACGAACCCCTCGGCGCACTTGACCGGCGTCTGCGCGAAGAGATGCAATACGAGATTCGCCGCATCCATCAGAGCCTCGGTGTGACTGTCGTTTACGTCACGCACGACCAGCAAGAGGCCATGGTAATGTCGAACCGCATCGCTGTCCTGCGCGGAGGAGACATCCAGCAAATTGCCGAACCCGAGGCACTCTACGAAGAACCAGAGCGTTCATTTGTGGCCCGCTTCATCGGCGAAAATAATCGCCTGCAAGGCCGCGTAACAAAAGTAAATGGGGACATCTGCGAAGTGGAAACCGGCGGCCAAATCATCCAGGCGTTGCGCATTGCACCCTGCCAGAGCGGCGACGCCACCACGCTATCGATTCGTCCAGAGCGCGTCGCCATTGAACCCGAACCGGGCCTGTACACCAATGAACTCGACGCAAAAGTCGAGGACATCACCTTTTTAGGCGACCATCTGCGCCTGCGCCTGAACGTGTGCGAGTCCTTGGAATTCATCGCAAAAATACCCAATACCGTGGGACACGGAGCCGTGCTGAAAGGCGATAAAATTCGCATCGGCTGGACACCAACAGACTGCCGGGTACTCGACCCGGACGACGAGGAGGAAACGACATGA